In Falco rusticolus isolate bFalRus1 chromosome 7, bFalRus1.pri, whole genome shotgun sequence, the DNA window tcaaaaatatttttaaaaattcaggaaGCCAGCCACACTGTGTAAGGGGTTACACCTCAACCCTGCTAGACCTAAGTAAGGAAAAAGGCAAGCAGAAGCCATttaagcagaggaaaacaagcaagGCCTTCAAAAAACAGTTCCTGTATCTGAACACACGTGGCAACCAAGGAGCATGGGCAACAAAATATTACACCATCATTTATCTTGTActcctgttttttttaagtcatgaATATTACATTTATAGTGAAACTAATCATTACTTaagaaacatgattttaatAGGCCACTGTGGACTCTTAGCTAGCAGAATGAATCTCTAAACTGTATTTGGAGAAACTTAGCATTAATATACTTGAAGGAACAAGACATATAGAGAAGACACCTGTTGCAGATCACTACTGAAACTCAGCTGTACTAGTGGAAATTTTATTCAGCAAAGCACAAGCGTCTAATTCTGAAGCCGTACCGCTCAGATACACGCTTGTGTCTTATGCTCAGCTGAAAGCAACAGCTGCGTGGCTGTGACTGCCCTTTATGCAGCTCCATCTCTAGTAATCACTTATCTCACATTAGTCTTTGATGTGCCTCTATGTATAAAAACCTTTCTACATGAAACAATCTGTAGTAGCAAGACAAATGTTCTTAAAATTCTGCTAGTACATCATTTCCCACGCTGTTTTCATTGAACTTGTCCCCTGCCCCAGTGTGGGAGGAGGTGCAGATCTGACCATCTGAGTGACCTCAAGGTTCTTTAATACTTCAACTCTTATATGGTGCAGGTGTTACTGCCCAATAGTCAGTCTATGCTAAAACTTGAGATCATCTTAGCTGAATTTGAGCGTGCTCTTcccataaaggaaaaaaatgtttaatttacaAAGTCTATTGTTTATAAACAGCAACCTTAAGTATTTCATGGTCCttgtgaaaaagcagagggCAATACAAATTGCTCAGACTGAAAAGTGATTTGGGCATTTTAGGGGGTAACTAAACCAAGTGGTCCCTGCAAGTCTCCAAAGGAATTCAAATTAAGATGGAAGTTACCTTTCTGTCATAATGAGAACTCGCCTGTCTGGCGTATCCAGATCAGTTCTCGGTTACATGATGCTGACCCAGTTAAGTTGACATCTTGGTTAATTAAAAACTGGCCACTGGTAAAATAAGTGCTACAGTCTGGATTGCTTTGACATATTTCCCTTTAAAAGGCACTGACAAGCTTTTTTATCCTTACAACGCCCTAAAAATCAATTTATGCAACACAAGCATCTTAAAATAACATGCATGTAAACATACAGGCTATCACAAAGAGCTGACTCATCTTAGAGAGCAAAATCTTTAAAGTGAAATATGTCCTTGTACCCATGTAATCAGCAGCCTTGCAGTATGTctagtcatttaaaaaaatggttttgacATTGAAATCTCAGAAAGATGAAGACCTAAATAAGCTAGGTCAGTCCAAGGAAAACTTGCTTCTTTTCTAGTACTTCAACTGTTTTAAGTTTGGAATTTCAAGATCAAACTGAAAGTCCCATTAATTCACTTCCTAAACAAGAGGATTCAGCATACACCTGCCTTACATTGGCTCGATGTGCTTAGGATGAGCTTACCAGGCACAGCAGGCTCTTCAGTCACATCTTCAGTGCAGTTTGCTGAACCTCATGTACTCAGGAGACATAAAATACAGTACCAGCCCCACAATCTACACCGAGGGGTCCAAACTATCCGGggtatttttagtattatttcaCTACAGTAAGTAATGCATTTGAGTTTCTGACGCTCCTAATCAACTGTGTAAGCTAGTTTGAGGAACAGCAGCATTCATTTGGAATGCCAAGTGAATTTATAttcagctctgcacagcagaCCAGGTAGGCAGGTAAGGCTGGGTTTGATGCACGCAGTAACATAAATCCTACATGGAACATCCCATTCCCAGAACTTTTCGTTTAGATTCCAAAGTTAACTTCTGCCTGCTTTagtgtaatttaattttttgtcaCACACAACTGTTCAGAGTTGACATATGCTTATAGGGTGCTACTTGCAGCAACAAGAACTTGATTTCCCTGCTATGAGTGTAAAAACTCTGTTGTCAGGGTGAGGTTTGTTCACTTGGCTAGACCTTGAATTAGCTGACAAGTGGCCCTGCATACTTACCATTTtcttttggtggtgttttttttttttgtttgtttgttttttaactgatttttgaACTGTAATCATAGTCTTCTGGATtacctgctgctgggaaaaataaagatacagcagggaaaacttgtttctttgtttttaaatgggtGCAGTGACGCAAAAACGTATCACCTTCTTCCTAACTGTAACGAATAGGAatttaataaatcaaaacagCTTGAGGGGATTCACagtttttcatgtctttttgggttttgagcagAATGAATGCCGCATGTTACGTGTTCAGTTTGGTGGAGATTCAAAAGAACAGATGCTGGAACACTGCTGCAATTGCGTTCAGAAACTCACAGAGTACGTACCTGTTGAAGTAACTGATGAACAAAGCCAGAAGCTCTACCACAGTCTCAGTCAGCAGGCTAATGGTGAAAGTCAAGTGAAGGACACGGAACAAAAAGCATCAGTACTCTACATAGTAAGTAAGCTTGAACATAtagacagaaaaataaccaGCTATTAGCATCAGACCTTCACAGCTAATAGTCAAGATTTATTGTTTGTTCTTTAAGCAGATTACTTATACTTTGGGCTTTGCTCACTTCTTGAGAAGCTAAAGCCAAGAATGAAAGGTGAGTTTGCCATGGCAGAATGCTATTGAACAGCAACAGTCGTACTGTTGGTACCAATAATGTTGTTGCTCTACAAGTTGGGCTGAAAACTTCACTCAGGAAACAGAATTGACAGCTTAGACAGTCTTTTCAGTGATGTGGCccatgggaaggaaaaaagcatgttcCTGGCGAGCGTTCAGACATGGTATTTTTTGAAGTTACTTCCAGTCAGTAGTTTAATAGTTATCTTAGTTTAGACATGACAGTTTTAACTACAGGCTAATTATTTcatgtctttcatttttaaagatttgaGCAGATGTGCGTTCAGGTTCCATAAAAAGAGGCCTTTTCACTGCATAAGGTAGCTGAGCACATTCTCTTCCCAGTATCTCTAAAAATGGAACTACTTCCCTTCTTGCACATACCCACACTCTGCCTGGTAACCAGCCCTTATTTGCATTTGATATTTTCTAGCCAGATGAGCCTCTACCAGATTCCTGTACAAGCCTCGGAAAAAGAAGACCTGTAACACAGCTAGCgcaggtaaaagaaaaaatactaattacTATTTAGGCCCTGTAACTGAATCTTTGGGGCACAGAGGGCAAGCTGTCTCATATTCTGTAAACATCTGGtaaatgtcttcactgaacaTCAGGATGCCATCATCTATACCAGCAAAACCACAGGATCTTGTGTAACAATCTACAGCTAGGAAATAAGCTGCAAAACCAGGTATTTGGTGGTGTAGTTACTCCGTTTGCATAAGAACAAACCACACAGAGAGCACACAAATACCCAGAGGCCACATCCAAATAAACGGCGTTGTCATTCTTGACTCTGCAGAACTGAtttctgcagccagagctgAAGTCTGAAACCACCGAtcttccctgccccacagcacaaGATCCCCGATTCAGCTGGTGGCTTCACTGGGAAGCCCAGCGTAAAgccatatttaaaaataagtcgTTTACTGTGAATTTGGGACAGCAGAAACAGATGACTGAGGAGAAAATGCCGCTCGTTCCAacctctgctcttctgcagttGCATCTATGGGTCTGTCTCACCCTTTTCCCATATCCACAGGGTATGTCCCACCAGTGGTATCAGAGACAATTCCTACGCTCCCTACTAGGAATCTGCTATCCTCTAAACTCAAGGACAGCTGCTCAACACCCCTGTTCTCAGGAAGAGCTCCCTGTACTCGCCAGCCAGTGCCGAGAGTCGTAGCACACGTTATGCTGTGTGACTCCCAACAGTTCTGTTGTTACTGTCCTTGTACAACGCAGTGAGCCTGCTCCAACAAGCAGGAGTGATCGGACAAGGCAGTTTACCTTTAGCAACTGCTATTTTTCGTGACCAGTTACTGTTTTAAGGGGCAATATTAGGAAACATAAATTAACACCGCTGTAAACCCCTTCTAACCCCTGCTCTTCTGTAGTCCCTGTACAAGATGGGAGCACGATACCTGCTCTCAACCAAGCTTTCTACCAGCAAGGCCTGGTCTTTATTTGCTGTACACACTCCTCCTCGCTTAATCACCAACAAATTCCCCAGCACAAAGACTCCTTGACATCAGTAGTTTCCTACATCCTCCTCTACTTCTGCATCAGCTTAACACCGCTGCACTCTGGGCTGGGGTCTCCTGTGCCCAGGCCCACAGGCTCGCTGCAGTTTGCTCAGGGCTGAGCTGCTTCTCCCCACTTAACTTTGGAAATGCCCTTTCAGCTGGTGCCCTGGAACACTGGAGCTAGATTTCTCCGTTTCCACCACCCCAGGAAGCTAGCAGAAGCATTGGTTTTAAGCATTCtcttgcagattttttaaaaaatatactcaACAATgtttaaaggttattttttttttctccaccagGAAGACAGCAATAGTGCAAGAGGAACCAACAATAAaatttgttgtttattttttcccctcctcacaAGCCAAACACAGCTACAGGTTCCAGCGTGCTGGtccagctgccctgccctgtcccaggctccagcagcagaagtcaGGCCTGGAGCCAACAGCACTTGGCCTCTCCCCACTGGCGCTGGCGGGACTCGGCTCAGCCTCCCATGGGCCGCACCGCTACACACACCGCGTGCGTTACCTCTCACATCCAAGGTGAGTGCAACGCCTGGTTTTTTGCTTCCACAGTCTGTGCTGGAACAGCAGCCGGAGCTCCCCGCTGCCCATTGGCATTCCGCGTGGCGTGCGCAAGAGCTGGGGCCCTTCATTCGCTTATGTCTTTTGGATCAGAATTTCCCAGCTTTCGTGGAAGACGTGGAGAAGGAATTGAAAAAACTCACAGAAGGCTGAGAAACACCAGCTTATTGCCCCAGGAACAGACACTCCGGGATGCCAAGCACTAAGGATACCTCTGTGATCACACACACAGACTGTGTGTCATTAAATAGTTGAAAGAGTCTCAtatggtttttttgttagtgttttatttttaaaaacaggtgaATCCACTTTTTATACATCATTGCACTTCAACAAATACACAGAACACAAGTTCATGCATCTACAGTTACGCACATCAT includes these proteins:
- the REC114 gene encoding meiotic recombination protein REC114, coding for MAEKGGGGSCQPGQASAPGGGGDTSLLSSATTWLLKRYGRFLPPTDCDYEGQNTSSWKVFESNEESGSLILTIVVSGHFFISQGRTVLEGFSLIDSCKWLKIVRRADCLLLCARSKNECRMLRVQFGGDSKEQMLEHCCNCVQKLTEYVPVEVTDEQSQKLYHSLSQQANGESQPDEPLPDSCTSLGKRRPVTQLAQSVLEQQPELPAAHWHSAWRAQELGPFIRLCLLDQNFPAFVEDVEKELKKLTEG